The following coding sequences lie in one Seriola aureovittata isolate HTS-2021-v1 ecotype China chromosome 5, ASM2101889v1, whole genome shotgun sequence genomic window:
- the LOC130169257 gene encoding G-protein coupled receptor 183-like → MLLNGTVPLSVDFNTPEDFIIFIFHILFATSAVLVAGSVVIGISSSRSLRGQNRFIFMLNTSISDTLTGFSVYYLGLFDVQEGYPSRNGTYYILPSFLGVNVLTFLFAQFDRYFAVCHPFFYNRYITRGFVIGICAFCWIYTYSILTVQNMVPISKAAQINAFGVMTLQIIVLIKLLMTIKLYIIARNHLVREAPSAERDNKKESLRIIVFVVICFLALWCPSFVNIIVRQLTRKGLRFKNEATNLFAIMARLNALVTPALYIWGSPALRGVIWRIVWRRICPRRRPRSVSTVTVI, encoded by the coding sequence ATGCTCCTTAACGGCACCGTCCCTCTGTCGGTGGATTTCAACACTCCGGAAgacttcatcatcttcatcttccacATTCTGTTCGCAACAAGCGCCGTGCTCGTCGCCGGCTCGGTGGTCATCGGGATCTCTTCCTCCCGGTCTCTCCGAGGCCAGAACCGGTTTATATTCATGTTGAACACGAGCATCAGTGACACTCTGACCGGCTTCTCGGTCTACTACCTCGGCCTCTTCGACGTCCAAGAGGGCTATCCCTCGAGGAATGGGACATACTATATTTTACCCTCATTCCTGGGTGTCAATGTGTTAACCTTCCTCTTTGCTCAGTTTGACCGCTACTTTGCCGTGTGCCATCCATTCTTTTACAACCGCTACATAACGCGGGGTTTTGTCATTGGAATTTGCGCCTTTTGCTGGATTTACACATACTCCATCCTCACGGTGCAGAATATGGTGCCCATCTCAAAGGCGGCGCAAATAAACGCGTTTGGTGTAATGACTCTACAGATTATAGTTCTCATTAAATTATTGATGACAATTAAATTATACATCATAGCCAGGAATCACCTGGTGAGAGAGGCGCCCAGCGCTGAGAGAGACAACAAGAAGGAGTCGCTGCGCatcattgtgtttgtggttattTGTTTCTTGGCCCTGTGGTGTCCATCCTTTGTCAATATAATTGTCAGACAGTTGACTAGGAAAGGTCTGAGGTTTAAAAATGAGGCCACTAACCTGTTCGCCATCATGGCACGCCTAAATGCACTGGTCACCCCGGCTCTGTACATCTGGGGCAGCCCGGCGCTGCGGGGGGTTATATGGAGAATAGTGTGGCGGAGGATCTGCCCCAGACGGAGGCCAAGGTCGGTCTCAACAGTTACCGTGATTTAA